The genomic region TCGGCCGGCTTCGCGCTGCCGCCCGTCATGATCCATGGCGACGACGTCAGCCACGTGATCACCGAGCGCGGCGTCTGCAACCTGCTGCGTTGCCGCTCGCCGCAGGAGCGCGAGGCCGCCTTGCGCGCGATCGCCGGCGACACCGAGTTCGGCCGGCGGCAGGACGCCGGGACGACCGACGGCCTGCGCCGCCGCGGCATCGTGATGCTGCCGTCCGATCTCGGACTCGACGTCGAGACGGCGACGCGCGACTGGCTCGCCGCGAAATCGATCGACGACCTCGTCGCCGCATCGGGCGGCCTCTACGCGCCGCCCGCCAAATTCCGCCGCTAGAAGGAGGCCCCCATGACCCACGCCGAGCACATCCCAGGCAGCCCGCCGGCCTCGCTCGATCAAGCGAGGCAGCTCGCCGCGGCATTGTTGTCCGAGCGCGGCGAAGCGTCGGGCGCCCTGATCGCGCGCCAATTGCAGCAGACCATGCGCGTGCTCGATGCCGACGGCCGGCACGGCTTTCAACGCTATCTGGCGAGTGCGTTTCAGCCCGACGCGGCGGCGCTGCAGGATGCGGCGAAGCGTTATCTTGCCGACGGCACCGCGGCGGCCGCGGCCGCTTTGGCCGACGCCGCCGATCCGCCGCGCCAGGAGGTGTTGCGGCGGATGAACATGGCGCCGGGCGGCACGGCGAGCCTGATCGCGATGCGCAGCGAGATCGCCGGCCGTCTCGGCTCCGAACCGGAGCTGAAGCTGCTCGATGCAGATCTCAAGCATCTGTTCGTCTCATGGTTCAACCGCGGCTTCCTCGAGCTTCGCCGCATCGACTGGCAGTCGCCGGCCGCCGTGCTCGAGAAGCTGATCGCCTATGAGGCAGTGCACGAGATCAAGGGCTGGGACGATCTGCGCCGCCGCCTTGCGCCCGACCGCCGCTGCTTTGCCTTCTTCCATCCCGCGCTGCCCGGCGAGCCGCTGATCTTCGTCGAGGTCGCGCTGGTGCAGGGATTGGCCACCGCCGTGCCGCCGCTGCTGGTGCAGGATGCGGATCAAGACAGCGCAGGCCTCAGGGCCGCGCATGCCGACACCGCGATCTTCTATTCGATCTCCAACTGCCAGGACGGATTGCGCGGCGTGTCGTTCGGCAATTTCCTGATCAAGCAGGTGGTCGAGGAGCTGCAAACGGAATTCCCGCAGCTGAAGCGCTTCTCCACGCTGTCGCCGATCCCGGGCTTCCGGCGCTGGCTCGGCCAGCAGCCGCAATCCGGCGGCAACGAGGTCGCGATGCTGCGCGAGCTGGACCGCGAAGGCTGGTGGCATGACGCCGCGCCCTGCGAGACCTGGCGTCCGGTCCTGATGAGGCTGTGCGCGCATATCTCACGCGCTCGCCGGCGTCCGGGAATCGCATCGATCCGGTGGCGCGCTTCCATCTCGGCAACGGTGCCCGATTGGAGCGGATCAACTGGCTCGGCAACACGGCCGATCGCGCGATGGCGGAATCCTTCGGCATCATGGTCAACTATCTTTACGATCACGACAGCATCGAGCGTAACCACGAGGCCTTTGCGCGCGTAGGAGAGATTGTCCGTTCACCGCAGGTGGACGCGCTTCTCTGATTTTCAACTCACCATACAAGCAACGGAGCAGTGACATGATGATGAACAGACGCGCCTTCTCGACCGCCTTGCTCGCCGGAGCCGCGGCTTCACTGGTGTCCTCGCGCGGCATGGCCGCCACCACGCCGCCGGTCACGGCGCGCAACGTCGTGCTGGTGCACGGCCTGTTCGCCGACGGCTCGTGCTGGTCCGAGGTCATTCCGCGCCTGCAGGCCGCCGGGCTCAACGTCACGTCGGTGCAAAATCCGCTGACCACGCTGGCCGACGCGGTTGCCTCCGCGCTGCGGGTGCTCGATCGCCAGGACGGTCCGACCGTGCTGGTCGGCCATTCCTTCTCCGGTATGATCGTCACCGAGGCCGGCGTGCACCCGAATGTCTCGGCGCTGGTCTATGTCGCGGCGCGCGCACCCGATGCGGATGAGGATTACACCGCGCTGGCCAAGACCTATCCGACCCCGCCCGCGAGCGCCGGCATCGTGTTCGACGGCGATGAGGGCCGGCTCAGCGAACAAGCGTTCCTGCGCGATTTCGCCGGCGACCTGCCGGAGGCGAAGGCGAAGGTGCTCTATGCCGTGCAGCAGCCGTTCCACAAGCAACTGCTGGCCGGCAAGACCAGCCATGCGGCCTGGCGCAGCAAGCCGAGCTACTACGCCGTCTCGACCGAAGACCGCACCATCAATCCGGATCTCGAGCGCTTCATGGCCAAGCGGATGGGCGCCACCACGATCGAGGTGAAGGCCAGCCATCTCGCGCTGATCTCGCAGCCGGACGCGATCGCGCGGCTGATCCTCGACGCCGCGCGGCAGCCGAGCTGAGCGTCGGCGTTGACCGTGCGTGGGAGAGCATCCGCTTCTCCCGCGCACGATGACGAAATCGCCGTGGGGACGTATAGGCGCTGCCGGGGCCGCCTAGCGCCAGGCCGGTCGGCGCGCTCTAGAGGATATGCGCGCCATGACCGTCGAGAATGCCGCGATCGCCGGCGCGCGGCACAAGGTCATGTCCGGCGGCATCGACATCCGGCGGCCGGGCGCGCTTGGCGCCGAGCGTGTTCAGCAGCGCCGCGACCGCGGCCATCGCAACGACACCGGCAAGACTGAGCCCGATCTGCATCGAGAGCCGGTTCGAGATGTCGAACAGGTCGCATTGGCTGGCGAGCGCCAGCAGGACGCCGAGACAATAGATCGGCAGCGAATTCTCGCCACAACCCCTCGCGCTGCGCAGCATCGGCTTCGACAGTCCTCGCCAGCCCGCGGGGACGAGCCATGACGCCAGGATTGCAAGCGCCAGAAAATGCAGCAGCCGCAACGGACTCAGATTCGACTTGTCCATTGGAAGCAGCAGATCCGTCAGAGCCTGCGGCAGCAGCGGCGGCTTGATGCCGTGGCCGAGCGCAACGACCAGGCCGAACGCGAGATAGAGCGCGGACAGAACAAGCGCGGGGCGCGACGTCACCCATCCCTGGATGGTCTTTCCCTCGATGACGTACCATGCGCCCAGCACGACCGGAAGCTGCCAGGCCAGCGGGTTGAAGAACCAGACGCCGTCAGGCCAGGCAGGAATGTTCCAGCCGAAGACATGCACCAGCGCATAAAGCGACAGCGACAGGCCAAGCGCCAGGTTCGGCGCGCGCAGCAGCAGCCACAGCAGCGGTGCGAACAACACGTGGCAGATCACAAAGACCGGCAGGACGTCGGTATTGACAGGGTGGAATTGCAGGACCGCGGCGTGCGCAAGCGCTGCGCCCGGACGTTCGAACAGAACCCGCGTATTGCTGTCGTCGGCGAGACGATCGCTGCCCGCGAGGTAGACGAGGATCGCGCAGGCGAGCGTCAGCAGCAGAAAGGCGGCATAGATATCCCATCCCCGCCGCAGCGAGCGGCCGATCATGCCGCGCCAGCCGTCGCGCTGACGCGCCCTGCCGTAGGCCAGTGCGCAGGTGACGCCCGAGATGAACATGAATATTTCGGCGGCATCGCAGAAGCCGTAGTTGCGCAGGGTCAGCCAGCTTCCGACGTTGTCTGGGATGTGATCGAGAAAGATCCACCACAACGCGATCCCGCGACAGACATCGATGCGCGGGTCGCGACCGGTCGATCTGAACTCCGGCGGAGTCTCGCCGAGCAATCGCTTCGAGCTGCGGGTTCGATCGTGCATCTATCGATCTGTCCGGCGTGCCCGCGCGGCCTCATCGGACATGGGTCGATGAGAGGCTCGGATGCTCCGAGGCGTGCGCGTGCCGGACTAGCCTCCGGCCAACCTGTATGATGGTGCGCTCCAGCTACCCGAGGGTTGGCGGCGCTTCCGCCGGCCAGCCGCAATCACGGGGGCCGGGTGGATCGCTATCCTCTGACGGCGCCGCCTGCGCGGCGTCGCCGATGGCCGGCAACAAATGCTGCTTTCGCATTTCGGCGAGGCGGGCACGACAGTACTCATGATAAAGCATGTCGAATATGGTGGACATGATCGAACGCCTTCTTGATCACTAGGTTGACTTTCCCACGTGACAGATTTCGACCATTTCAACCGGCGGCGATAACCGAGAGTGCCGCAGGCAGTCCGACGCAACCAAAATCGATCAGTCGTTCTATTGAATGACCTGCGCATGGCGCCTTAGCCAGGAGACCGCGTACAGGGGCATGACACTGATTTGCGCTTGCACGCTGCCCGGAATGTCCGAAACGAATCCGATGGCAGCAATTATAAATAGAGCGATCGCGACCGCGTCTTCTTAAAGGGGAAATTTCGCCGCGATTTTCACGAGCATTATACACGTAATATTCAAATCACCAAGTGAACCAGTTCACATCACCATCAATCATAGGCGAATGACACTAGCAGACCGATAGCGTAGCTTCTTGGACTGATGCGCACCGGTCAGGCGAAGGCCGGTGCGTGAATCGCAAAATGCAGATACTGACTGTGGTGTGCCGCAGCATTTCATTCTGGTGTGTTTTGTGAAGGCTGGAGGTCCCCATGCCGACGGACGCAGCCAATTTTGCATCGTATCGATTTTCGACGCGCGACCTTCCGGAACGCATTCGTATTCCGTTATGGCGTGAGCACTTTGGCCGCTGCATCGTGCGCGCCGATATCGAGCCTCTATCGGAGTCTTCCTTCCAGGCCGATGCGTCGCTGCGAGCGGTTCAGGGCTTGCGCATGCTGGCGCTGAAAGGTACGTCGATGCGGTTCAAGCGTCTGCAAGCGAACCTTGCCGATGGCGATGACTCCATCGGGGTGATCTTCTGCTCTCCGGGCAAAAGTCAGCTATCGCAGCGCGGCCAAGAAGCCGACCTTTGCGCCGGCAATGCGATCGCAATTCTGCATTCCGAGCCCGCCAGCGTCACCTATATCGACGGGTCGCAATTCGGTCTGGCCGTGCCGCGCGAGGCGCTTGCGCAGCGCGTGGCCGACGTCGAAGGCCTGGTCATGCGGCCGATTCTGCAGCGGACAGAAGCATTCCGATTGTTCACCTCATATATGAAATCGGTGCTTAGAACGAAAGCGCTGAGCACACCGAAGCTTCGCGAAACGGTCGTGACCCATATCCACGATCTCGTCGCGCTCGCAATCGACGATTGTCCTGCACTGGGCGAGAGCAGCGCGAGCGCCGTCGTCGCTGCGCGGCACCGTGCCGTGCTCGACTACATCGCCACTCACTTTCAGGAGCCCGGGCTCAGCGTTCAGGCGGTTGCACGTCGCCAGGGCATCTCGTCGCGCTATCTGCAGCGCCTGATGGCGTCATCGGGACCATCATTCACCGAGCGCATGAATGAATTGCGGCTCCAGCAGGCGCTCAAATTGCTCACGGAGCCCGATGCCGGCCGTCAGCGAATTTCCGATATCGCGCTCGAGGTCGGCTTCTCGGATGTTTCGTATTTCAACCGTCTGTTCCGAACCCGTTTCGGCGATTCGCCACGCGGTGTCCGGCTCGCACGAAAGGGCTCTCACTGAGCCGTGCCGCCCCGACCGGCATGTGCGCGAGATGCTGCCTGGGCCACCGCTCCGGAGCAGAGGCGAATTGGGTTCAGGCCAGCGACTGTCGAGCGCCTCTCGGGGCTGTGCGCATTAGCTTATGTGAATCGAACCATCTTATGTGAATCGAAGCGCTACGGCGGCGGCTCTGCTCCCGGAGTGGCGAGCCATTGTTCGATCTGGACGGCGCGCTCGGCCTCACGGGCCTTCTTGAGAAGTCGTTCCCGCTCGGTGCCGGGAGGCAGGTGCGAGGCCCTTGCGCGGGCCGCCTCTTCCAGCTGAATGAGGCGGAATGCGAGCGTCGTGGTTTGCTTGAAGCGATTGCGGCGTTTCATTTGTGCAATTGGTGTTTCAAACCCTGGTGTAGGTCCGAACCACGCTCGTCGACGTTTGTTCCTATTGAACGGCGAGGCGTGTCCTGTCTCGGCCGCGTCCTTGAGAGCACCAAGCGGCGGGCCGGCGAAGGAGCGACGGGCGTCGGCCGGCGGCGTCGGTCTGCGGGAAGCGAGCCGAGCCGAGAACGACCGTCCGTCAGACGCTCGTCGAAGCCAAGGGGATCCGGAAGAGTTCGCGATCGCCCACATCGCGAACCGAGATGAAGTTGCCGTCGCGAACCATCTCCGGCTTTTCAGTCCCGATCCGGTGAGCGATGAAGCTGCCGTGATCCTTGGCGTCCTTGTCGTCGGCACAGTCGTGACCGAGGACGTCATGTGCAGGGATGTCACCGGCGAGATGGAAGAAGTATCTGGGCATCTAGGTCAGCTTGTCCAAATTGCCGAACGGCTTCGCCGGCGGCGCGGTCTCGGCCTTCCTGATCTCCTGCGCGCCTTCCTCGGCAAGCCTGCCGTCGCTGATGATCTCGGCGATGAGCTGCTTGACCCGTCCGCCGATCCTGTCTGCAATGCTTGTCATGGCTCACCTTTGTTCATCCCTCACGACTGAAGTATCGCTCGCGGATAATGTTCCTCCGGGGGGTGACAGCCCACCCATCCGGAAAAGGAACAAAGAACTGTCCGGAAGATTGGATCGCCAGCAACGGCCGAAGCTCGGGCCGAGCGGCTGACGCGAGAAGTCCGGTGACGAAACGCCTGACCAGGAAAGAGCAGTTCGATCGATCGAAGATCAACATGCACGATCTGCGTCAGGTGAGATGCTGGACGCATGCCCTCGGCGTGTCGCGCGAACAGCTGCGTAAAGCCGTCGAGAAGGTCGGTGACTCCGTCGTGACGGTTCGCAAGGAGCTCGGAATTCCCGAGGAATGACATGGCCACCGAACAGCAGATCCGGGACTACGCGCGGCAGCTCTGGGAGAAGGCCGGAAAGCCCGACGGCAGGGACAGGGAATTCTGGCACGCGGCTGAGGTCGAGCTGAAATGCGGAGAGCGAAAGTCCTGACGCGCCAACACTGGACCAGCCGAACAAGACGACCATTCCCGGATGAACGCCTTCGCGCGAGGGGCGTGCCGGCGACGCGATTGATCGGGATCCTCCGTTAGGAACATTGCCATTCTGTCGCGGTTCTCGAAAACGCCGCATGGAGCGGTGAGGAGGACGTTATGAAAAAGCTGGTTCTGATTTCTGTTGCCGCCGTATTGGCGTCGACCGGCGCTTTTGCCCAGAGCACGATTGTCGGCACGACCGGTGCCGGACATGCCGCCACCGTGCAGATCGAGCCGCAATACCGTACACGAATCCACAGCTATGTGACCGAACACAAGATCCGTCCCGTCGAGACGCGGGAGAGGATCGTCGTCGGCTCGCCTGTGCCGAGCGAGGTCGAGCTTGAAGCGGTGCCTGCCGATTGGGGCCCGTCGCTCACCAGATATCGCTATGTCTATACCGGCCAGCGCGTGATGCTGGTCGATCCGGACACCCGTACGGTGGTGCAGGAAGTCGAGTGAGGCCGCTCTGATGGCGGGCCGCCAGGAACGGCGGCGGCCCGCGCTCAGCAGGAATGTCTGATCCGCGGGGCACGCGGTCAGCGGCCATCGATCGCGTCGGCCGTCAGAGACCGATGCTGGCCACGGCCGCTTCCGCGACGCCCTTCGCGTCGAGGGCGCCGGTCTTGCCGATCTCGATGACCTTGCGGGCCACGATCTCGCAAAGCGGATCGTTGCGATCGACCAGACCCATCGAATGCAGCGCCAGGCTGAACGCCCTGTTGAAGAGCTCGATTTGCTCCGGCGTGTATTCGCCCGTCTTCAGCAAGCGATTGATCGGCATTGTCGAGCCCCACAGCAAGCAGCCAAGTGACGTGGCTATAGCACGGAACCGTCGCGATCGGCACCCGGCTTTCCCTGCGCCCTCTACAACAGAGGCGGAACGAACAGCAGAGCTCGGGCAAAATCATGTCGCGAGAATGCGATCGTGTGACCCACAAGAAACCGCGCCACACACTCAGTGTCGTCCTGGCGAAAGCCAGGACCCATTACCCCAACTCTCAATTGTTGCGCGACGCTGGGGCCACGATCCCGTTCATCATCAAATGCGGTGGTTATGGGTCCTGGCTTTCGCCAGGACGACGATACAATGTAGTGTGCGCGGTCGCCCGCTCAACGCGCAGCTACGGATCGTGGCAATGTGCTCAGCTCGAGCCTGTCGCCCCGCGCACCACGCGCTTGATCTTGTCGGTGGTGTAGGTCTGCCCGCCGATCGAGAGCAGCGGCGGGGAGGCGGTCAGGTCGACGGAATCGACGACGCCCTGCACCTCGGTCGAAATGGCGATCGGGTTGCCCTTGGAATCCTTGCCGGTGGCGGTCAGCGTGTAGGTGCCGGCCGGCCATTGCGTGCCGTCATTGCCCTTGCCGTCCCAGACGAAGCTGGCATTGCCCTGCTTCAGGCTGAAATTGCCGGAATAGGCGGTCTGGCCGGTCGCGCTGGTGATCGTGATGGTGGCGCTGGTGGCTTGCGGGGACACCAGATTCCAGGTCGCGGATTTGTCGAACTGCGTCTTGCTGCCGTCGACCGCGACCGTGTTGCCGACATAGACCAGCGCCTGGGTCGACTGCGCGCTCTTCTCGATCTCGATCAGCGACTTCAGCTGATCGTTGGATTTCAGC from Bradyrhizobium elkanii USDA 76 harbors:
- a CDS encoding malonyl-CoA decarboxylase domain-containing protein codes for the protein MARFHLGNGARLERINWLGNTADRAMAESFGIMVNYLYDHDSIERNHEAFARVGEIVRSPQVDALL
- a CDS encoding OpgC domain-containing protein — encoded protein: MHDRTRSSKRLLGETPPEFRSTGRDPRIDVCRGIALWWIFLDHIPDNVGSWLTLRNYGFCDAAEIFMFISGVTCALAYGRARQRDGWRGMIGRSLRRGWDIYAAFLLLTLACAILVYLAGSDRLADDSNTRVLFERPGAALAHAAVLQFHPVNTDVLPVFVICHVLFAPLLWLLLRAPNLALGLSLSLYALVHVFGWNIPAWPDGVWFFNPLAWQLPVVLGAWYVIEGKTIQGWVTSRPALVLSALYLAFGLVVALGHGIKPPLLPQALTDLLLPMDKSNLSPLRLLHFLALAILASWLVPAGWRGLSKPMLRSARGCGENSLPIYCLGVLLALASQCDLFDISNRLSMQIGLSLAGVVAMAAVAALLNTLGAKRARPPDVDAAGHDLVPRAGDRGILDGHGAHIL
- a CDS encoding DUF1236 domain-containing protein, whose amino-acid sequence is MKKLVLISVAAVLASTGAFAQSTIVGTTGAGHAATVQIEPQYRTRIHSYVTEHKIRPVETRERIVVGSPVPSEVELEAVPADWGPSLTRYRYVYTGQRVMLVDPDTRTVVQEVE
- a CDS encoding DUF2934 domain-containing protein; this translates as MATEQQIRDYARQLWEKAGKPDGRDREFWHAAEVELKCGERKS
- a CDS encoding alpha/beta fold hydrolase — translated: MMMNRRAFSTALLAGAAASLVSSRGMAATTPPVTARNVVLVHGLFADGSCWSEVIPRLQAAGLNVTSVQNPLTTLADAVASALRVLDRQDGPTVLVGHSFSGMIVTEAGVHPNVSALVYVAARAPDADEDYTALAKTYPTPPASAGIVFDGDEGRLSEQAFLRDFAGDLPEAKAKVLYAVQQPFHKQLLAGKTSHAAWRSKPSYYAVSTEDRTINPDLERFMAKRMGATTIEVKASHLALISQPDAIARLILDAARQPS
- a CDS encoding AraC family transcriptional regulator, translating into MPTDAANFASYRFSTRDLPERIRIPLWREHFGRCIVRADIEPLSESSFQADASLRAVQGLRMLALKGTSMRFKRLQANLADGDDSIGVIFCSPGKSQLSQRGQEADLCAGNAIAILHSEPASVTYIDGSQFGLAVPREALAQRVADVEGLVMRPILQRTEAFRLFTSYMKSVLRTKALSTPKLRETVVTHIHDLVALAIDDCPALGESSASAVVAARHRAVLDYIATHFQEPGLSVQAVARRQGISSRYLQRLMASSGPSFTERMNELRLQQALKLLTEPDAGRQRISDIALEVGFSDVSYFNRLFRTRFGDSPRGVRLARKGSH
- a CDS encoding DUF3606 domain-containing protein, whose amino-acid sequence is MTKRLTRKEQFDRSKINMHDLRQVRCWTHALGVSREQLRKAVEKVGDSVVTVRKELGIPEE
- a CDS encoding DUF6894 family protein — its product is MPRYFFHLAGDIPAHDVLGHDCADDKDAKDHGSFIAHRIGTEKPEMVRDGNFISVRDVGDRELFRIPLASTSV
- a CDS encoding flagellar hook assembly protein FlgD; this translates as MAVDATMPTPVVSAPGTSNGTNSGSSSGSGLTTSSQGIADNFQTFLTLLTTQLQNQNPLDPLDTNQFTQQLVQFAGVEQQLKSNDQLKSLIEIEKSAQSTQALVYVGNTVAVDGSKTQFDKSATWNLVSPQATSATITITSATGQTAYSGNFSLKQGNASFVWDGKGNDGTQWPAGTYTLTATGKDSKGNPIAISTEVQGVVDSVDLTASPPLLSIGGQTYTTDKIKRVVRGATGSS